In the genome of Pseudomonas bubulae, one region contains:
- a CDS encoding ammonium transporter produces the protein MTLRKIAGLGALLSVVMPGLAMAADGVAAPVLNSGDTAWMLTATALVLFMTIPGLALFYGGMVRSKNILSVMMQCFAITGLISILWVIYGYSITFDTTGMEQGVTNFNSFIGGFGKAFLAGVTPESLTSSTALFPEAVFITFQMTFAIITPALIVGAFAERMKFSAMLIFMGVWFTLVYAPIAHMVWSGNGGLLWDWGVLDFAGGTVVHINAGIAGLVACIVLGKRKGYPSTPMAPHNLGYTLVGAAMLWIGWFGFNAGSAAAANGTAGMAMLVTQIATAAAALGWMFAEWITHGKPSALGIASGVVAGLVAITPAAGTVGPMGSVVIGLSAGVICFFCATSLKRKLGYDDSLDAFGVHGIGGIVGAILTGVFAAPALGGFGTVTDIAAQVWIQFKGVAFTVVYTAIVTFIILKVLDAVMGLRVTEEEEAVGLDLAQHNERGYNL, from the coding sequence ATGACTCTGCGTAAAATCGCAGGGCTCGGAGCCCTGTTGTCCGTCGTAATGCCTGGCCTGGCCATGGCGGCAGACGGAGTGGCTGCTCCAGTCCTCAACTCCGGCGACACCGCCTGGATGCTGACTGCTACAGCCTTGGTGCTGTTTATGACCATTCCCGGCCTGGCGCTGTTCTACGGCGGCATGGTGCGCTCCAAAAACATTCTTTCCGTGATGATGCAGTGCTTCGCCATTACCGGTCTGATCAGCATTCTGTGGGTCATTTACGGCTACAGCATCACGTTCGACACCACGGGCATGGAGCAGGGCGTCACCAACTTCAATTCCTTTATCGGCGGGTTTGGCAAAGCATTCCTGGCGGGTGTAACGCCTGAAAGCCTGACCTCATCCACCGCGCTGTTCCCGGAAGCCGTGTTCATCACCTTCCAGATGACCTTCGCCATCATCACCCCGGCGCTGATCGTCGGTGCCTTTGCAGAGCGCATGAAATTTTCCGCCATGCTGATCTTCATGGGCGTGTGGTTCACCCTGGTGTATGCACCGATTGCGCACATGGTGTGGAGCGGCAACGGCGGCCTGCTGTGGGACTGGGGCGTACTCGACTTTGCGGGCGGCACTGTGGTGCATATCAACGCCGGTATCGCCGGCCTGGTAGCGTGCATCGTGCTCGGCAAGCGCAAAGGCTACCCAAGCACCCCGATGGCGCCACACAACCTGGGTTACACCCTGGTGGGCGCTGCCATGCTGTGGATCGGCTGGTTCGGCTTCAACGCAGGCTCTGCAGCGGCCGCCAACGGTACTGCCGGCATGGCCATGCTGGTGACCCAGATCGCCACCGCAGCCGCAGCCCTGGGCTGGATGTTTGCCGAGTGGATTACCCATGGCAAACCTAGCGCACTGGGCATCGCCTCGGGCGTGGTAGCAGGCCTGGTGGCAATCACCCCGGCTGCCGGCACCGTAGGCCCGATGGGCTCGGTGGTGATCGGCTTGTCGGCTGGCGTGATCTGCTTCTTCTGCGCCACCAGCCTCAAGCGCAAGCTGGGCTACGATGACTCGCTGGATGCGTTCGGTGTGCACGGTATCGGCGGTATCGTCGGTGCAATCCTCACTGGCGTGTTTGCAGCCCCGGCACTGGGCGGCTTCGGCACCGTGACCGACATCGCAGCGCAAGTCTGGATCCAGTTCAAGGGCGTAGCCTTCACTGTAGTCTACACCGCGATCGTCACCTTCATCATCCTCAAGGTACTGGATGCCGTGATGGGGCTGCGCGTGACAGAAGAGGAAGAGGCTGTGGGCCTCGACCTGGCTCAGCACAACGAGCGTGGTTACAACCTGTAA
- the sutA gene encoding transcriptional regulator SutA: MSDDDLENDDLEVGEDDDTEEGLETAAEDVADDDGGDDAPAPAAKGKSKAAVSVDDLPSVEAKNKERDALARAMEEFLSKGGKVQEVEANVVADPPKKPDNKYGSRPI; this comes from the coding sequence ATGAGCGACGACGATCTGGAAAACGATGACCTCGAAGTAGGCGAAGACGACGATACCGAAGAGGGCCTGGAAACGGCCGCCGAGGATGTTGCAGACGACGATGGTGGCGATGATGCGCCGGCCCCTGCGGCCAAAGGCAAGTCAAAGGCCGCTGTGTCGGTTGATGACCTGCCGAGCGTAGAAGCCAAAAACAAGGAGCGTGATGCTCTGGCCCGCGCCATGGAAGAGTTTTTGTCCAAGGGCGGCAAGGTGCAGGAAGTTGAGGCCAATGTGGTGGCTGACCCGCCCAAAAAGCCTGACAACAAGTACGGCAGCCGTCCTATCTAA
- a CDS encoding HAD family hydrolase translates to MTIELITFDLDDTLWDTAPVIVSAEAVLRNWLTDNAPKMGAVEAGHFQAIRERVLSEEPQLKHRISALRRRILFHALHGAGYANAASLADDAFEVFIEARHALDVFPQAEPTLMVLARDYALGVVTNGNADVRRIGLGHHFKFVLCAEDIGIAKPDARLFHEALARGGVAAGAAVHVGDHPGDDIAGAQLAGLRAVWFNPGGKHWDGDKAPDAEIGCLSELPLVLKHL, encoded by the coding sequence ATGACGATTGAGCTGATTACCTTCGACCTCGACGACACTCTGTGGGACACCGCCCCGGTGATCGTCAGCGCTGAAGCCGTGTTGCGTAACTGGCTGACGGATAACGCACCAAAAATGGGCGCTGTTGAGGCCGGGCATTTCCAGGCGATTCGCGAGCGGGTATTGAGCGAGGAGCCGCAGCTCAAGCACCGGATCAGTGCCCTGCGTCGGCGCATTCTGTTTCATGCGCTGCACGGTGCGGGTTACGCCAACGCTGCGTCTTTGGCCGATGATGCCTTTGAGGTGTTTATTGAGGCGCGTCACGCCCTGGACGTATTCCCCCAGGCCGAGCCGACCCTGATGGTGCTGGCACGGGATTACGCCCTGGGTGTGGTGACCAACGGTAACGCCGATGTGCGAAGAATAGGTTTGGGCCATCACTTCAAGTTTGTGTTGTGTGCTGAAGACATTGGCATTGCCAAACCGGACGCGCGCCTGTTTCACGAAGCGCTGGCGCGCGGTGGCGTGGCAGCAGGGGCGGCGGTGCATGTGGGCGATCACCCCGGTGACGATATTGCCGGAGCGCAATTGGCAGGCCTGCGTGCAGTGTGGTTCAACCCCGGCGGCAAGCACTGGGACGGGGACAAGGCTCCCGATGCGGAAATTGGCTGTTTGAGCGAGTTGCCGCTGGTGTTGAAGCACTTGTAA
- the xerC gene encoding tyrosine recombinase XerC — MERQLDAYCIHLRSERQVSPHTLEAYRRDLNKVLAFCAKESIPSWAALDIQRMRQLVSRLHQQGQSSRSIARLLSAVRGLYHYLNREGLCDHDPANGLAPPKGERRLPKTLDTDRALQLLEGGVEDDFLAQRDQAILELFYSSGLRLSELTGLNLEQLDLADGLVEVLGKGSKTRVLPVGKKAREALQAWLAVRLLANPKDDAVFVSQRGTRLGPRAIQMRVKAAGERELGQNLHPHMLRHSFASHLLESSQDLRAVQELLGHADIKTTQIYTHLDFQHLASVYDSAHPRAKRSKDSE; from the coding sequence ATGGAACGGCAACTGGACGCTTACTGCATTCACCTGCGCAGTGAGCGCCAGGTGTCCCCGCATACGCTTGAGGCCTACCGCCGCGACCTGAACAAGGTGCTGGCGTTTTGCGCCAAGGAATCAATCCCCAGCTGGGCGGCACTGGATATCCAGCGCATGCGCCAACTGGTGTCGCGTCTGCATCAGCAAGGGCAGTCCTCGCGCAGTATTGCCCGTCTGCTGTCGGCGGTACGCGGGCTTTATCACTACCTCAATCGAGAAGGCCTGTGCGACCACGATCCGGCAAACGGCCTGGCCCCGCCAAAAGGCGAACGTCGCCTGCCCAAGACCCTGGATACCGATCGCGCCCTGCAATTGCTGGAGGGTGGTGTCGAGGACGATTTTCTGGCCCAACGCGATCAGGCCATTCTGGAGCTGTTTTACTCGTCGGGCCTGCGCTTGTCGGAGCTGACCGGGCTAAATCTGGAACAGCTGGATCTGGCTGACGGGCTGGTCGAAGTGCTCGGCAAAGGCAGCAAGACCCGCGTGCTGCCCGTCGGCAAGAAGGCCCGGGAGGCGCTTCAGGCCTGGCTGGCAGTGCGGTTGCTGGCCAACCCCAAGGACGACGCCGTATTCGTCAGCCAGCGTGGTACGCGCCTTGGGCCAAGGGCAATTCAAATGCGGGTCAAGGCTGCCGGTGAGCGTGAGCTGGGACAGAATCTGCACCCGCACATGCTGCGCCATTCATTTGCCAGCCATCTGCTGGAGTCCTCCCAGGACTTGCGTGCCGTGCAAGAGTTGCTCGGGCATGCGGACATCAAAACCACGCAAATTTATACTCATCTGGATTTCCAGCATCTGGCATCGGTCTACGACAGCGCCCATCCAAGGGCCAAACGCAGTAAGGACAGTGAATGA
- a CDS encoding DUF484 family protein, with protein MTDKTQPAALDVPVDNSQAATVVAYLQEHPDFFSQREELLLSLRIPHQRGDTISLVERQLELLRSRNIEMRHRLSQLMDVARDNDRLFEKTRRLNLALMDATSLEELVIAVEDSLRQDFQVPFVSLVLFGDNPMPVGRWVSSADAQRALGGLLTEGKTVSGSLREHELDFLFGEEQRKQIGSTAVVALNHLGLHGVLAIASRDPQHYKSSVGTLFLGYIAEVLGRVLPRFTNALRSVR; from the coding sequence ATGACCGACAAGACGCAGCCAGCAGCACTCGACGTCCCTGTGGATAACTCGCAAGCCGCAACGGTTGTAGCGTATCTGCAGGAGCATCCGGATTTCTTCAGCCAGCGCGAAGAGCTGTTGCTGTCGCTGCGCATTCCGCATCAGCGTGGCGACACCATTTCGCTGGTGGAACGTCAACTGGAGCTGCTGCGCAGTCGCAATATCGAGATGCGTCATCGCTTGTCGCAACTGATGGACGTGGCCCGTGACAACGACCGTCTGTTCGAAAAAACCCGTCGCCTGAACCTGGCCCTGATGGACGCCACCAGCCTCGAAGAGCTGGTGATTGCCGTCGAAGACAGCCTGCGCCAGGACTTCCAGGTGCCCTTTGTCAGCCTGGTGCTGTTTGGTGACAACCCGATGCCGGTCGGCCGTTGGGTCAGCAGCGCCGATGCGCAACGGGCGCTGGGTGGCTTGTTGACTGAAGGCAAGACCGTCAGCGGCAGCTTGCGCGAGCACGAGCTGGACTTCCTGTTTGGCGAAGAGCAGCGCAAGCAAATCGGTTCCACGGCCGTGGTAGCCCTTAATCATCTGGGGTTGCACGGTGTACTGGCGATTGCCAGTCGCGATCCGCAGCACTACAAAAGCTCGGTGGGCACGCTGTTCCTCGGCTATATCGCCGAAGTGCTGGGCCGGGTGCTGCCGCGCTTTACCAACGCGCTGCGCTCGGTGCGCTAG
- the dapF gene encoding diaminopimelate epimerase: MLLRFTKMHGLGNDFMILDLVSQHAHILPKHAKQWGDRHTGVGFDQLLIVEAPSNPEVDFRYRIFNSDGSEVEQCGNGARCFARFVLDKRLTTKRQIKVETKSGIIELNVRSDGQISVDMGPPRLVPADIPFVADAQALSYELDVDGQTVELAAVSMGNPHAVLRVDDINAAPVHELGPKIEHHPRFPARVNVGFLHVIDRQRGQLRVWERGAGETQACGTGACAAAVAAISQGWMDSPLILDLPGGRLSIEWAGPGHSVIMTGPAMRVYEGQVRL, translated from the coding sequence ATGTTGCTGCGTTTTACCAAAATGCACGGCCTGGGCAATGATTTCATGATTCTCGACCTGGTCAGCCAGCACGCGCACATCCTGCCCAAGCATGCCAAGCAATGGGGTGACAGGCACACGGGTGTCGGCTTTGATCAGCTATTGATCGTTGAAGCACCGAGTAACCCGGAGGTGGACTTCCGTTACCGGATCTTCAACTCCGACGGTTCCGAAGTGGAGCAATGCGGCAACGGGGCGCGCTGCTTTGCGCGCTTCGTGCTCGACAAGCGCCTGACCACCAAGCGCCAGATCAAGGTCGAAACCAAGAGCGGCATTATCGAACTGAACGTGCGCAGCGATGGGCAAATCAGCGTCGACATGGGGCCGCCGCGCCTGGTTCCGGCAGATATCCCGTTTGTGGCCGACGCCCAGGCGTTGAGCTATGAGCTGGATGTCGATGGCCAGACCGTCGAGTTGGCTGCCGTTTCGATGGGCAACCCCCATGCGGTGCTGCGCGTAGACGATATCAACGCTGCACCGGTGCATGAACTGGGCCCCAAAATTGAACACCATCCGCGCTTTCCCGCACGGGTCAATGTCGGTTTTCTGCACGTGATAGATCGTCAGCGCGGGCAACTGCGCGTCTGGGAACGCGGCGCCGGGGAAACCCAGGCCTGCGGCACCGGCGCCTGTGCAGCGGCCGTGGCAGCCATCAGCCAGGGCTGGATGGACTCACCGCTGATCCTCGATCTGCCTGGTGGCCGGTTGTCCATCGAATGGGCAGGCCCTGGCCACTCTGTGATCATGACCGGCCCGGCCATGCGTGTTTACGAAGGACAAGTCCGTTTATGA
- the lysA gene encoding diaminopimelate decarboxylase, translating to MDAFNYRDGELFAEGVALTAIAERFGTPTYVYSRAHIEAQYNAFADALNGMPHLVCFAVKANSNLGVLNVLARLGAGFDIVSRGELERVLAAGGTADKIVFSGVGKTRDDMRRALEVGVHCFNVESTEELERLQVVAAEMGVRAPISLRVNPDVDAGTHPYISTGLKENKFGIAIADAEDVYIRAAQLPNLEVVGVDCHIGSQLTTLEPFIDALDRLLALIDRLGDCGIYLRHIDLGGGLGVRYRDEEPPLAGDYIKAVRERLDGRDLALVFEPGRYIVANAGVLLTQVEYLKHTEHKDFAIVDAAMNDLIRPALYQAWMDVTAVRPRDSEARAYDIVGPICETGDFLAKDRQLALAEGDLLAVHSAGAYGFVMSSNYNTRGRAAEVLVDGDQAFEVRRRETVAELFAGESLLPE from the coding sequence ATGGACGCTTTTAATTACCGGGACGGCGAGCTGTTCGCCGAAGGTGTTGCGCTGACGGCCATTGCCGAGCGTTTTGGCACGCCGACGTATGTTTATTCCCGGGCACACATCGAGGCGCAGTACAACGCTTTCGCCGATGCCCTGAACGGCATGCCGCACCTGGTGTGCTTCGCGGTCAAGGCCAACTCCAACCTGGGCGTGCTCAATGTCCTGGCGCGTCTGGGCGCCGGTTTTGACATCGTGTCCCGTGGCGAGCTGGAGCGTGTTCTGGCCGCTGGCGGCACGGCTGACAAGATCGTGTTTTCCGGTGTCGGCAAAACCCGCGATGACATGCGTCGCGCTCTGGAAGTGGGCGTGCACTGCTTCAACGTCGAGTCCACCGAAGAGCTTGAGCGCTTGCAGGTGGTGGCCGCCGAAATGGGCGTTCGCGCCCCGATTTCGCTGCGGGTCAACCCGGACGTCGATGCGGGAACCCACCCGTACATCTCCACCGGTCTGAAAGAAAACAAGTTCGGCATCGCCATCGCTGACGCCGAAGATGTCTACATCCGTGCCGCTCAATTGCCGAACCTGGAAGTGGTCGGTGTCGATTGCCATATCGGCTCCCAACTGACCACCCTCGAACCGTTCATCGACGCTCTCGACCGCCTGCTGGCACTGATCGACCGACTGGGCGATTGCGGCATCTACCTGCGTCATATCGACCTCGGTGGCGGCCTGGGCGTGCGTTACCGCGATGAAGAGCCGCCACTGGCCGGTGATTACATCAAGGCCGTGCGTGAGCGCCTCGACGGGCGTGACCTGGCGCTGGTGTTCGAGCCGGGTCGTTACATCGTGGCCAATGCTGGCGTGCTGCTGACTCAGGTCGAGTACCTCAAGCACACCGAGCACAAGGATTTCGCCATCGTCGATGCGGCGATGAACGATCTGATCCGCCCGGCCCTGTACCAGGCCTGGATGGACGTGACTGCAGTTCGCCCGCGTGACAGCGAAGCCCGCGCCTACGACATCGTCGGCCCGATCTGCGAAACCGGTGACTTCCTGGCCAAGGACCGCCAGCTGGCGCTGGCCGAAGGTGATTTGCTGGCCGTGCATTCGGCCGGTGCCTATGGTTTTGTCATGAGCTCGAACTACAACACCCGTGGCCGCGCCGCCGAAGTACTGGTGGATGGCGATCAGGCGTTTGAAGTGCGTCGTCGCGAGACTGTTGCCGAGTTGTTTGCTGGCGAAAGCCTGCTGCCGGAGTAA
- a CDS encoding LPS translocon maturation chaperone LptM, translating into MKRLISSIAALVAVACLVSACGQKGPLYLPDDSKSPEDQAKSSQSQSHKHQ; encoded by the coding sequence ATGAAGCGCCTGATCTCTTCTATTGCTGCGCTCGTCGCGGTCGCCTGCCTTGTTTCTGCCTGTGGTCAAAAAGGACCGCTGTATCTTCCCGATGACAGCAAATCCCCTGAAGACCAAGCGAAGTCGTCGCAATCGCAATCGCACAAGCACCAATAA
- the cyaY gene encoding iron donor protein CyaY translates to MSLTEARFHDLVDATQENLEDIFDDSDLDVDVENSAGILTIKFENGKALIFSRQAPLLQLWLAAPSGGFHFDYDEKRSSWKCDKSDELLSEMVQRLTLEHAGAELEFEEI, encoded by the coding sequence ATGAGTTTGACTGAAGCCCGTTTTCACGATCTGGTCGATGCCACCCAGGAAAATCTGGAAGACATCTTTGATGACTCTGATCTGGATGTAGATGTAGAGAATTCCGCCGGCATCCTGACAATCAAGTTCGAGAATGGCAAAGCCCTGATCTTCAGCCGTCAGGCGCCGCTGCTGCAGCTCTGGCTGGCGGCACCCAGCGGCGGTTTTCACTTCGACTACGATGAAAAACGCAGTTCGTGGAAGTGCGATAAAAGCGACGAGCTGCTCAGCGAAATGGTTCAGCGCCTGACACTGGAACACGCAGGCGCCGAGCTGGAATTTGAAGAGATCTGA
- a CDS encoding DUF1289 domain-containing protein has translation MTVTASAKPAKPLYSNVSPAVPSPCISTCRLDEHKVCLGCFRHVEDIREWRSADDQRRRVICEQAQLRQRLP, from the coding sequence CTGACAGTGACCGCTTCTGCTAAACCTGCAAAACCGCTCTACAGTAACGTTAGTCCGGCAGTGCCGTCCCCCTGCATCAGCACCTGCCGGCTGGATGAGCACAAAGTCTGCCTGGGCTGTTTTCGCCACGTTGAAGATATTCGCGAGTGGCGCTCGGCAGACGACCAGCGGCGCCGGGTGATTTGTGAACAGGCCCAATTGCGGCAGCGGCTCCCGTAG
- the rnk gene encoding nucleoside diphosphate kinase regulator produces MSTPTPLILTRLDVQRLEQLIDSLPETTPGIEALQAELDRAETIVGHEEVPAGVVTMNSRVHCREESSGKDYRLTLVYPKDANADEGKISILAPVGSALLGLQVGQHINWPAPGGKTLKLELLEVEYQPKAASDFSA; encoded by the coding sequence ATGAGCACACCAACCCCACTCATCCTCACCCGCCTGGACGTACAGCGTCTGGAGCAATTGATCGACAGCTTGCCAGAAACGACTCCTGGCATTGAGGCACTGCAAGCCGAGCTCGATCGCGCCGAAACCATCGTTGGCCACGAAGAAGTGCCTGCCGGCGTCGTGACCATGAATTCCCGTGTGCATTGTCGCGAAGAAAGCAGTGGCAAGGACTACCGCCTGACGCTGGTATACCCAAAAGACGCCAACGCCGACGAAGGCAAGATTTCGATTCTGGCCCCTGTGGGCAGCGCGTTGCTGGGGCTGCAAGTTGGCCAGCACATCAACTGGCCTGCTCCCGGTGGCAAGACCCTCAAGCTGGAACTGCTTGAAGTGGAATACCAGCCAAAAGCAGCAAGCGATTTCAGCGCTTAA
- a CDS encoding TIGR02647 family protein, whose product MSFTPELVAELEVLALFDLESTLEGLKIHQHAAPEKVAAAQRLFEKKLIDQPDGGYLTSLGRDAAESVQVLLSILVESKEVA is encoded by the coding sequence ATGTCGTTTACCCCTGAGTTGGTTGCCGAACTGGAAGTCCTTGCACTGTTTGACTTGGAAAGTACCCTTGAGGGCCTGAAGATTCATCAACATGCCGCGCCAGAAAAAGTCGCCGCGGCGCAGCGCCTGTTCGAGAAAAAACTGATCGATCAACCCGATGGTGGCTATCTGACAAGCCTGGGACGTGATGCTGCCGAAAGTGTCCAAGTACTGCTGTCGATTCTTGTTGAATCCAAAGAAGTTGCCTGA
- the oscA gene encoding sulfur starvation response protein OscA — protein sequence MSASLRSVDGQDEATILREIQSALRDLRFGAVEITVHNAQVVQIERKEKFRLQNPSQKNA from the coding sequence ATGAGCGCATCTCTGCGTAGCGTTGACGGCCAGGACGAAGCAACCATCCTGCGGGAAATCCAGAGCGCGCTGCGAGACCTGCGCTTTGGTGCTGTGGAAATCACTGTGCATAACGCGCAAGTGGTGCAGATCGAACGCAAAGAGAAATTCCGCCTGCAAAACCCGAGTCAGAAAAACGCCTGA
- a CDS encoding sulfate ABC transporter substrate-binding protein translates to MSLRRYALAALASAIFAGSAVAKDYELLNVSYDPTRELYQDYNTEFTQFWKASHPGDNVKIQQSHGGSGKQARGVVDGLRADVVTLALAGDIDEIARLNKGSLPENWQTRLPDASTPYTSTIVFLVRKGNPKGIKDWGDLTKDGVSVITPNPKTSGGARWNFLAAYAYGLKANGGNEEKAKEYVKTLFKHVPVLDTGARGSTITFVNNGQGDVLLAWENEAFLALKEDGGTDKFDIVVPSLSILAEPPVAVVDKNADKKGNAEIAKAYLEHLYSPAGQEIAAKNFYRPRDAAIAAKYAQQFPKLELVTIDKDFGGWKTAQPKFFNDGGVFDQIYQAQ, encoded by the coding sequence ATGTCCCTACGCCGTTACGCTTTGGCCGCGCTGGCCAGTGCCATTTTTGCTGGCTCCGCTGTAGCCAAAGATTACGAGTTGTTGAACGTTTCCTACGATCCAACCCGCGAGCTGTACCAGGATTACAACACTGAGTTCACCCAGTTCTGGAAAGCCAGCCACCCGGGTGACAACGTCAAAATCCAGCAATCCCACGGCGGCTCGGGCAAACAGGCCCGCGGCGTGGTCGACGGCCTGCGCGCTGACGTGGTAACCCTGGCCCTGGCCGGTGACATCGACGAAATCGCCAGGCTGAACAAGGGCTCGCTGCCGGAAAACTGGCAAACCCGCCTGCCGGACGCCAGCACCCCGTACACCTCGACCATCGTGTTCCTGGTGCGCAAGGGCAACCCTAAAGGCATCAAGGACTGGGGCGACCTTACCAAGGACGGCGTATCGGTCATTACCCCGAACCCTAAAACCAGCGGCGGCGCGCGCTGGAACTTCCTTGCAGCCTACGCTTACGGCCTGAAAGCCAACGGCGGCAACGAAGAAAAAGCCAAAGAATATGTAAAAACCCTGTTCAAACACGTGCCAGTGCTGGACACCGGTGCACGCGGTTCGACCATCACCTTCGTCAACAACGGTCAGGGTGATGTGTTGCTGGCCTGGGAAAACGAAGCATTCCTGGCACTCAAGGAGGATGGCGGTACCGATAAATTCGACATCGTCGTACCTTCCCTGTCGATCCTGGCTGAGCCGCCAGTGGCTGTAGTCGACAAAAACGCCGATAAAAAGGGCAATGCCGAAATCGCCAAAGCCTACCTCGAACACCTGTACAGCCCGGCCGGCCAGGAAATTGCTGCAAAAAATTTCTACCGCCCGCGTGACGCAGCAATCGCTGCCAAGTACGCACAGCAGTTTCCGAAACTGGAACTTGTGACTATCGACAAAGACTTCGGTGGCTGGAAAACTGCGCAGCCGAAATTTTTCAATGACGGTGGTGTGTTCGACCAGATCTACCAGGCGCAGTAA
- the cysT gene encoding sulfate ABC transporter permease subunit CysT: MSRRISPVIPGFGLTLGYTLVYLSLIVLIPLAAMFVHAAQLTWDQFWAIITAPRVLAALQLSFGTAFVAAIINGVIGTVLAWVLVRYTFPGRKVIDAMIDLPFALPTAVAGIALTALYAPNGWIGQFANDLGFKIAYTPMGITLALTFVTLPFVVRTVQPVLADIPREIEEAAACLGAKPLQVFRYILVPALLPAWLTGFALAFARGVGEYGSVIFIAGNMPFKTEILPLLIMVKLDQYDYTGATAIGVMMLVVSFILLLIINLIQRRIEKP, encoded by the coding sequence ATGTCTCGTCGTATCTCCCCCGTCATACCCGGCTTCGGGCTGACACTGGGCTACACCTTGGTGTACCTCAGTCTGATTGTGCTGATCCCGCTGGCTGCGATGTTCGTGCATGCCGCCCAACTGACCTGGGACCAGTTCTGGGCCATTATCACTGCCCCCCGGGTGCTGGCCGCCCTGCAACTGAGCTTTGGCACCGCCTTTGTCGCCGCCATTATCAACGGCGTGATCGGCACCGTGCTGGCCTGGGTGCTGGTGCGCTATACCTTCCCCGGACGCAAGGTCATCGATGCCATGATCGACCTGCCGTTTGCCCTGCCGACTGCCGTGGCCGGTATCGCCCTGACAGCCCTGTACGCCCCCAACGGCTGGATCGGCCAGTTCGCCAACGACCTGGGTTTCAAGATTGCCTACACCCCGATGGGCATCACCCTGGCACTGACGTTCGTCACGCTGCCGTTTGTAGTGCGCACCGTGCAGCCAGTGCTGGCCGATATCCCCCGTGAAATCGAAGAAGCCGCTGCCTGCCTGGGCGCCAAGCCCCTGCAAGTGTTCCGCTACATCCTGGTGCCAGCCTTGCTGCCCGCCTGGTTGACCGGTTTTGCCCTGGCCTTTGCCCGCGGTGTGGGCGAGTACGGCTCGGTGATTTTTATCGCGGGTAACATGCCGTTCAAAACCGAAATCCTGCCGCTGCTGATCATGGTCAAGCTGGACCAGTACGACTACACCGGCGCCACGGCCATTGGCGTGATGATGCTGGTGGTTTCCTTCATTTTGCTGCTGATCATCAATTTGATTCAGCGTCGCATCGAAAAACCGTGA
- the cysW gene encoding sulfate ABC transporter permease subunit CysW translates to MSSSTQSASSVANAARRGSPLSRRLLIGFGWLFFTLFLLLPLLIVVSQGLKMGVGTFFDAILEPDALSALKLTIIAVVISVPLNVVFGVSAAWCVSKYSFRGKSILVTLIDLPFSVSPVIAGLVYVLMFGAQGFLGPWLQDHDIQIVFALPGIVLATIFVTVPFVARELIPLMQEQGTQEEEAARLLGANGWQMFWHVTVPNIKWGLIYGVVLCTARAMGEFGAVSVVSGHIRGVTNTLPLHVEILYNEYNHVAAFAVATLLLILALFILLLKQWSESRINRLRASAAEE, encoded by the coding sequence ATGTCCAGCTCAACACAGAGCGCTTCATCCGTGGCCAATGCCGCCCGCCGTGGCAGCCCGCTGTCGCGGCGCCTGCTGATCGGCTTCGGCTGGTTGTTTTTTACCCTGTTCCTGCTGCTGCCGCTGCTGATCGTGGTGTCCCAGGGTTTGAAAATGGGGGTCGGTACTTTTTTCGACGCCATCCTCGAACCCGACGCCCTGTCGGCCCTCAAGCTGACCATTATCGCCGTGGTGATTTCGGTGCCACTGAACGTGGTCTTCGGCGTCAGCGCGGCCTGGTGCGTGAGCAAGTACAGCTTTCGCGGCAAGAGCATCCTGGTCACCCTGATCGACCTGCCGTTTTCGGTCTCACCGGTGATCGCCGGTCTGGTCTACGTGCTGATGTTTGGCGCGCAGGGCTTTCTCGGTCCGTGGTTGCAGGACCACGACATCCAGATCGTATTCGCCTTGCCGGGTATCGTGCTGGCCACCATCTTCGTGACCGTGCCCTTTGTGGCCCGGGAACTGATCCCGCTGATGCAGGAGCAGGGCACTCAGGAAGAGGAGGCCGCACGCCTGCTGGGCGCCAACGGCTGGCAAATGTTCTGGCACGTGACCGTACCCAACATCAAATGGGGCCTGATCTACGGCGTGGTGCTGTGTACTGCGCGGGCGATGGGTGAGTTCGGTGCGGTGTCGGTGGTTTCCGGGCACATTCGCGGGGTGACCAACACCCTGCCGCTGCACGTCGAGATTCTCTACAACGAATACAACCACGTTGCCGCCTTCGCCGTGGCCACCCTGTTGCTGATCCTGGCGCTCTTCATCCTGCTGCTCAAGCAGTGGAGCGAATCCCGTATTAACCGCCTGCGCGCCAGCGCCGCGGAGGAATAA